The Mycolicibacterium mageritense genome contains a region encoding:
- a CDS encoding DKNYY domain-containing protein, which yields MTLPVVAVDGRVVFVEDGAAAPVGGGIAADGFSVVHLFRRGWLWFGYLRDSQGVWWFDGKRRGATLVTADADGFRVVDDDYGLDSEHVYLEARPIPGADPASFEMLADTPYFARDRARLYVKGGQHFFWFDEVDAASLIANGQYVTDRDHLFHHSAGLTYANQDKETATVTHRSDNEHDMLLVDWLRKHHSGTAGWWHADYDRAPTGARPLAHDWHRTADAVFFAERTGFGGEARLTWNLVRGADPATFTVLDEVHGRDASGVFCRWRRVRAAEPESFRVLGGRFGVDADRVYFNGYAVAGADPGTFTAIPAVVEFGKDRKRLFRRDFTRTTQPFGPPDEVLVAVGGADPDTFQVFGDRGVWAADATTVYLRGAPKRKLDAASFRFLGETPTNCWACDRNGLYRSNGSLVVAGVEGASFVKLDDHWGTDGAVVFSFVTGAVQKAADAATFRVVDPDGGAEDRDACYRIENGSVRKRKRTN from the coding sequence ATGACCCTGCCCGTCGTCGCCGTCGACGGACGGGTCGTGTTCGTCGAGGACGGCGCGGCCGCGCCCGTCGGCGGCGGTATCGCGGCCGACGGGTTTTCCGTGGTTCACCTGTTTCGCCGCGGATGGCTGTGGTTCGGATACCTGCGCGACTCGCAGGGGGTCTGGTGGTTCGACGGCAAGCGGCGCGGAGCCACGTTGGTGACCGCCGACGCGGACGGTTTCCGGGTGGTCGACGACGACTACGGTCTGGATTCCGAGCACGTCTACCTCGAGGCAAGGCCGATTCCCGGCGCCGATCCGGCGAGTTTCGAGATGCTGGCCGACACACCCTATTTCGCCAGGGATCGAGCCCGCCTGTATGTCAAAGGCGGGCAGCACTTCTTCTGGTTCGACGAGGTCGACGCGGCGTCGCTCATCGCGAACGGCCAATACGTGACCGACCGCGATCATCTGTTCCACCACTCCGCTGGCCTGACCTATGCCAATCAGGACAAGGAAACCGCTACTGTCACACACCGTTCGGACAATGAGCACGACATGCTGTTGGTGGACTGGCTGCGCAAGCACCATTCCGGTACGGCCGGGTGGTGGCACGCGGACTATGACAGGGCGCCCACGGGCGCACGGCCACTGGCCCACGACTGGCATCGCACCGCGGACGCGGTGTTCTTCGCCGAGCGCACGGGGTTCGGTGGGGAAGCTCGGCTGACCTGGAACCTGGTTCGGGGCGCCGACCCGGCGACGTTCACGGTGTTGGACGAGGTGCACGGTCGCGATGCGAGCGGCGTGTTCTGCCGGTGGCGCCGCGTCCGCGCCGCGGAGCCCGAGTCGTTCCGCGTGCTCGGCGGGCGATTCGGTGTCGACGCTGACCGCGTGTACTTCAACGGGTACGCGGTCGCCGGAGCCGATCCGGGCACCTTCACGGCGATTCCGGCGGTCGTGGAGTTCGGCAAGGATCGGAAGCGGTTGTTCCGCAGGGACTTTACCCGGACCACCCAGCCGTTCGGACCTCCGGACGAGGTGCTGGTGGCGGTGGGCGGCGCCGACCCTGACACGTTCCAGGTGTTCGGTGATCGCGGCGTGTGGGCAGCCGATGCCACCACCGTCTACCTGCGTGGCGCACCGAAGCGCAAGCTCGACGCCGCGAGTTTTCGGTTTCTGGGGGAGACGCCCACCAACTGCTGGGCGTGCGACCGCAACGGCCTCTACCGCTCGAACGGATCACTTGTGGTCGCCGGGGTGGAGGGCGCCTCGTTCGTCAAACTCGACGACCACTGGGGCACCGACGGTGCCGTCGTCTTCTCGTTTGTCACCGGTGCCGTCCAGAAGGCGGCCGATGCCGCGACCTTCCGGGTCGTCGACCCGGACGGCGGCGCAGAGGACCGCGATGCCTGCTACCGGATCGAGAACGGCTCCGTGCGAAAGCGCAAGCGCACCAATTAG
- a CDS encoding SLC13 family permease, whose translation MALVAAVIVVATLVAMTTGRAPAVLALICALVAAGLLGIATPSELFGGLSNAGVITIAAMLVIAKGVLHTGVVSRVTYRLLSGVHTSSQALLRLIPPVGFVSALINTTPIVAMLIPAAKELQQQSGVPARGVLLPIAHATTLAGSATLIGTSSNLLIAALAAPSRVEMSMFSFVPVAVPVALAGWIALLVTSSRMLRGGPEITERDLTWQTEIPVSAKANAVGRTAAELGIRATAEFQLQEILRWGKPIAADSVLAEDDVLVYRATEAGVRMLWGSPRFGLSPQRLYLVAVAGNEDATVRDLEENEDITVIAAQTSKRLRDAHADPGALCLVTAGSVEVLADNPLVALWQQATDKAPQTGKTWIALAILAGVVTAGSFGLAPVELIAVAGAVLMVLTRVLTPRSAVRALNWNILAIIAGSIGLGTIVVNSGLGSHISAAILSLSGDNTALVVLVIAVGTTVLTNIVTNAAAAAILTPVVLTIAGTTGLDPVLLLILVGTCISFTFLNPFSHQSNLMVMRPGGYSTRRSSGSASRSPPFRC comes from the coding sequence ATGGCACTCGTCGCTGCGGTCATCGTCGTCGCCACGCTCGTCGCGATGACCACCGGTAGAGCTCCTGCTGTCCTCGCCCTGATCTGCGCTCTGGTGGCTGCGGGTCTGCTCGGAATAGCCACGCCCAGCGAGCTTTTCGGTGGCCTGAGCAACGCGGGCGTGATCACCATCGCGGCGATGCTGGTGATCGCCAAAGGTGTCCTGCACACGGGCGTCGTGTCCCGGGTGACCTACCGGCTCCTGTCCGGAGTGCATACCTCCAGCCAGGCATTGCTGCGCCTCATCCCCCCGGTCGGCTTCGTCTCGGCCCTCATCAACACCACCCCGATCGTGGCGATGCTCATCCCCGCCGCGAAGGAGCTGCAACAACAGTCAGGCGTACCGGCTCGCGGTGTCCTTCTGCCGATCGCCCACGCGACCACGCTGGCCGGCTCCGCGACCCTGATCGGCACGAGCTCCAACCTCCTCATCGCGGCCCTCGCAGCACCGTCGAGAGTCGAGATGTCGATGTTCTCCTTCGTGCCGGTCGCGGTTCCGGTTGCCCTCGCCGGCTGGATCGCGCTGCTGGTGACGTCATCGCGCATGTTGCGCGGTGGCCCCGAGATCACCGAGCGTGACCTCACCTGGCAGACCGAGATTCCCGTCTCCGCGAAGGCCAATGCCGTCGGTCGCACCGCAGCCGAACTCGGCATCCGCGCCACCGCCGAGTTTCAGCTTCAGGAGATCTTGCGCTGGGGCAAGCCGATCGCCGCCGATTCCGTGCTGGCGGAGGACGACGTGCTGGTCTACCGCGCGACCGAGGCGGGCGTGCGCATGCTCTGGGGCAGCCCACGATTCGGGTTGTCGCCGCAGCGGCTCTACCTCGTCGCGGTCGCAGGCAACGAAGATGCGACAGTGCGTGACCTGGAGGAGAACGAGGACATCACCGTGATCGCCGCGCAGACCAGCAAGCGCCTGCGCGACGCCCATGCCGATCCGGGCGCCCTGTGCCTGGTGACGGCGGGCTCCGTCGAAGTACTGGCCGACAATCCGCTGGTCGCGTTGTGGCAGCAGGCCACCGACAAGGCACCGCAGACCGGTAAGACCTGGATCGCCCTCGCAATTCTGGCCGGAGTCGTCACAGCCGGATCGTTCGGGCTGGCCCCGGTCGAACTCATCGCCGTGGCCGGCGCGGTGCTCATGGTGCTCACGCGCGTGCTGACGCCCCGATCGGCGGTCCGGGCGCTCAACTGGAACATCCTCGCGATCATCGCGGGGTCGATCGGCCTCGGCACCATCGTCGTCAACAGCGGTCTGGGCAGCCACATCTCGGCTGCCATCCTGAGCCTGTCCGGCGACAACACCGCCCTGGTGGTCCTCGTCATCGCGGTGGGGACCACGGTGTTGACCAACATCGTCACCAACGCGGCTGCCGCGGCGATCCTGACCCCGGTCGTCCTGACCATCGCAGGCACCACCGGGTTGGATCCGGTGCTGCTGCTGATCCTCGTGGGCACGTGCATCTCGTTCACGTTCCTGAACCCGTTCAGCCACCAATCGAACCTGATGGTGATGCGGCCCGGCGGCTATTCGACGCGACGTTCGTCCGGTTCGGCATCCCGCTCACCGCCGTTTCGGTGCTGA
- a CDS encoding TetR/AcrR family transcriptional regulator encodes MTEDDRKPQRLTRAENRARTRALLLDAAARTFARKGYAAASVEEIAATAGFSVGAVYSNFSGKEQLFSELMADRATGRIGEVVETLSGDHTAGAAGPLRALGRMLIEIADKDIEFEAIQSEFWLHAVRNPEVMQILVDRSAKTLASLREILTEALERNNVDASVSPDAFAVVVLALFQGLIRQRRIDPGRVPEELFGQALAWQLAGMPKAASGKA; translated from the coding sequence GTGACTGAAGACGATAGAAAGCCCCAGCGGTTGACGCGCGCCGAGAACCGCGCCCGAACTCGCGCGCTGTTGTTGGACGCAGCGGCGCGCACATTCGCGCGCAAGGGCTACGCCGCGGCCTCGGTCGAGGAGATCGCGGCGACCGCCGGGTTCTCGGTCGGTGCGGTGTACTCGAACTTCTCGGGCAAGGAGCAACTGTTCTCCGAACTGATGGCCGACCGCGCGACCGGACGCATCGGTGAAGTGGTCGAGACGCTTTCCGGCGACCATACGGCCGGCGCCGCCGGCCCGCTGCGTGCCCTGGGCCGGATGCTCATCGAGATCGCCGACAAGGACATCGAGTTCGAGGCGATCCAATCGGAGTTCTGGTTGCATGCGGTGCGCAACCCCGAGGTGATGCAGATCCTGGTCGATCGTTCGGCGAAAACGCTCGCGTCGCTGCGCGAGATCCTGACCGAAGCGCTGGAGCGCAACAATGTCGACGCGAGCGTCTCGCCGGACGCGTTCGCAGTCGTGGTACTGGCCCTCTTCCAGGGCCTGATCCGGCAACGGCGCATCGACCCGGGGCGGGTGCCCGAAGAGCTGTTCGGGCAGGCGCTGGCCTGGCAGCTCGCGGGCATGCCCAAGGCAGCTTCGGGGAAGGCGTAG
- a CDS encoding sterol desaturase family protein, translating into MDDALRIGLYALPAFFLLMAIEFVSYRFDKDAPGPSRARAGISWRDSATSLSIYVIGHHVRPLERFIELPIVAVAAAFAPLHLSPSNWWVWVIAIVSADLAYYAKHRMSHRVRLFWAAHSVHHSSRHFNLSTAVRLSWLIPGSFLSSVVYVPLALIGIPVWLIFLAQAIVLLYQFPIHTERIDRLPRVIEYVFNTPSHHRVHHGANNPYLDKNYAGIFIVWDRMFGSFAAEDEPVRYGLTKNIDTYNPVKVNYHEFAAMVRDVWQATTWRGRIGYLLRPPGWREHDGAATDGAPETPATVQASH; encoded by the coding sequence ATGGACGACGCCTTGCGAATCGGGCTGTACGCCCTGCCTGCTTTCTTCCTGCTCATGGCCATCGAGTTCGTGTCCTATCGCTTCGACAAGGACGCCCCGGGCCCCTCCCGCGCCCGGGCGGGCATCTCGTGGCGGGACAGTGCCACGAGCCTGTCGATCTACGTGATCGGCCACCACGTCCGGCCGCTGGAGCGGTTCATCGAGCTGCCGATCGTCGCAGTCGCGGCTGCCTTTGCGCCACTGCATCTTTCACCATCGAACTGGTGGGTGTGGGTCATCGCGATCGTGTCGGCCGACTTGGCCTATTACGCCAAACATCGGATGTCACACCGGGTCCGGTTGTTCTGGGCCGCGCACAGCGTCCACCACTCGAGCCGGCATTTCAACCTATCCACGGCCGTGCGGCTGTCCTGGCTCATCCCGGGGTCGTTTCTCAGTTCGGTCGTGTACGTGCCGTTGGCGCTGATCGGTATCCCGGTCTGGTTGATCTTCCTCGCCCAGGCGATCGTGCTGCTGTATCAGTTCCCGATCCACACCGAACGCATCGACCGGTTGCCGCGCGTCATCGAGTACGTGTTCAACACGCCCTCGCACCACCGGGTGCATCACGGCGCCAACAATCCGTACCTGGACAAGAACTACGCGGGCATCTTCATCGTGTGGGACCGCATGTTCGGCAGCTTCGCGGCCGAGGACGAGCCGGTCCGTTACGGGCTGACCAAGAACATCGACACCTACAACCCCGTCAAGGTCAACTACCACGAGTTCGCCGCCATGGTCCGCGACGTCTGGCAGGCCACGACGTGGCGCGGCCGCATCGGATATCTGCTGCGGCCGCCGGGCTGGCGCGAGCACGATGGCGCCGCAACGGACGGCGCGCCCGAAACACCCGCGACAGTGCAAGCGTCGCACTAG